One part of the Phragmites australis chromosome 3, lpPhrAust1.1, whole genome shotgun sequence genome encodes these proteins:
- the LOC133911287 gene encoding calmodulin-like protein 7, translating into MWELMPTIDQYSGLVVSVSSFLIMLFLQPLVQNVISASRSICSVSRALISLLAHDDSVVAADEDDRGVGAPPRRRHCGQCARRSASRSDIAAVTASLGLVATGAELDDEEDAFTAGGDGQACGGCAAMAVVDELMESKVASEGELREAFYVFDRDEDGFVSAAELWNVMRRLGMPEGARYDDCRRMIAAHDGDGDGRISFREFRAMMENAV; encoded by the coding sequence ATGTGGGAATTGATGCCGACGATCGATCAGTACAGCGGCCTCGTCGTGTCGGTGTCATCTTTCCTGATCATGCTCTTCCTCCAGCCCCTGGTCCAGAACGTCATCTCGGCGAGCAGGAGCATATGCTCCGTGTCGCGGGCGCTCATAAGCCTCCTCGCACACGACGACAGCGTCGTGGCTGCCGACGAAGACGACCGCGGCGTCGGCGCGCCCCCTCGACGGCGGCATTGCGGGCAATGCGCTCGGAGGAGCGCGTCGCGCTCCGACATCGCAGCGGTCACGGCGAGCCTCGGCCTGGTCGCCACAGGCGCGGAGCTTGACGACGAGGAGGATGCGTTCACCGCCGGTGGCGACGGACAGGCGTGCGGCGGGTGCGCGGCGATGGCGGTGGTGGACGAGCTGATGGAGAGCAAGGTGGCCAGCGAGGGCGAGCTGAGGGAGGCGTTCTACGTGTTCGACCGCGACGAAGACGGGTTCGTGAGCGCCGCGGAGCTGTGGAACGTGATGCGGAGGCTCGGGATGCCGGAGGGCGCGCGGTACGACGACTGCCGGAGGATGATCGCTGCgcacgacggcgacggcgacggtaGGATCAGCTTCCGCGAGTTCAGAGCCATGATGGAGAACGcggtttaa
- the LOC133913626 gene encoding E3 ubiquitin-protein ligase SIRP1-like, giving the protein MDEVQGVRYWCHSCEEVIDFPMPEMKCPNCEEGFVEEMDSEGFEPAMNSRSDRLSLLAPLLLGMLGGSSRRSRLRRVIMDEDDDDDDSDHEREREDSSRRRRRRGTSVFDRLLQTLRDDIRGLDDIDSDTERDMEGQRRESERERQREWERQLESRRDRERERERQRDGGRERTESLILINSNNEAIILQGTFGPDDNQEDPSITSSGVSLGDYFLGSGLDLLLQRLAESDLNRSGTPPAKKEAVAALPTVNIQEVLGCSVCLEDFVMGKEAKEMPCQHKFHSHCILPWLELHSSCPVCRYQLPTEESKNPCESARTAGFVNSDGDSAAASSSDT; this is encoded by the coding sequence ATGGATGAAGTTCAGGGAGTTAGATATTGGTGCCACAGCTGTGAGGAGGTGATTGATTTTCCTATGCCGGAGATGAAGTGTCCTAATTGTGAGGAAGGATTTGTCGAGGAAATGGACTCTGAAGGCTTCGAACCAGCGATGAACTCGAGGTCGGATCGACTCTCGCTTTTGGCTCCACTGCTGCTTGGGATGTTGGGGGGCTCGTCACGGCGATCAAGACTCAGGAGGGTGATCATggatgaggacgacgacgacgacgattcaGACCATGAGCGTGAGCGTGAAGATTCCAGTagaaggcgaaggaggagggGCACATCGGTGTTTGATAGGCTGCTCCAAACTCTCCGTGATGACATAAGGGGCTTGGATGACATTGACAGTGATACAGAGAGAGACATGGAGGGACAAAGAAGGGAGAGTGAGCGGGAGCGACAGAGGGAGTGGGAGAGGCAGCTGGAGAGTCGGAGGGATAGGGAGAGGGAAAGGGAGAGGCAGAGGgatggagggagagagaggacagagagcCTTATTCTGATCAACTCTAACAATGAGGCTATTATTCTCCAAGGAACATTTGGACCTGATGACAACCAAGAGGACCCTAGCATCACAAGTTCTGGTGTGTCACTTGGGGATTACTTTCTTGGTTCTGGCTTGGATCTTCTCTTGCAGCGTTTGGCAGAGAGTGACCTCAATCGTTCTGGCACACCACCTGCCAAGAAGGAAGCAGTAGCTGCATTGCCAACCGTGAACATCCAGGAAGTGTTGGGCTGTTCAGTCTGTCTTGAGGATTTTGTAATGGGTAAAGAAGCAAAGGAGATGCCCTGTCAGCATAAGTTCCACTCTCATTGCATCCTTCCATGGCTGGAGCTCCACAGTTCTTGCCCAGTCTGTCGATATCAGTTGCCTACTGAGGAATCGAAAAACCCATGTGAATCAGCAAGAACTGCTGGGTTTGTGAACAGTGACGGGGACAGTGCTGCTGCAAGCAGTAGTGATACATAA